One genomic window of Cottoperca gobio chromosome 10, fCotGob3.1, whole genome shotgun sequence includes the following:
- the spry1 gene encoding protein sprouty homolog 1: MELQSQHGPGGSLVVIQQPSLESRQRSDYERELQHAAILSLDQIKAIRSNNEYTEGPSVVRRPPAPRMPPRPQDKQERTHEVILVNVNNNYEHRPSGHHHHVGGGVVVVAGGQQYGGSRAPGLSRSTSTGSAASSGSNSSASSEQGLLARSPPTRPGMSLQHHHRAERPVRTQPKPKALSQPQQGPHFHQPPLEAPLKPQGKGKSDISSSGNGVVAAAGHQFICERCGKCKCSDCTAPRSLPSCLACNGQCLCSAESALEHGTCMCLVKGIFYHCSNDDEGDSCADHPCSLSRSHCCSRFLCMGLMSVLFPCLLCYPPVKGCLKACQGCYDQVNRPGCRCKNSNTVYCKLESWAPQTQEKPS, encoded by the coding sequence ATGGAGCTCCAAAGTCAACATGGCCCCGGCGGTTCATTAGTGGTGATCCAGCAGCCTTCCCTAGAGAGCCGGCAGAGGTCGGATTACGAGCGGGAGCTCCAGCATGCCGCCATTCTCTCCCTGGACCAAATCAAGGCCATCCGCTCCAACAACGAGTATACCGAGGGGCCCTCGGTGGTACGGAGGCCCCCTGCACCCCGCATGCCCCCCAGGCCCCAGGACAAGCAGGAGAGGACTCACGAGGTCATCCTCGTCAATGTGAACAACAATTATGAGCACCGGCCATCAGGTCACCACCATCATGTCGGGGGCGGCGTGGTGGTTGTGGCAGGAGGACAGCAGTATGGCGGGTCCCGGGCGCCGGGGCTCAGCCGCTCCACTAGCACAGGAAGTGCCGCCAGTTCAGGGAGCAACAGCAGTGCCTCCTCTGAACAGGGACTCTTGGCACGCTCGCCCCCCACCAGGCCGGGCATGAGCTTACAGCACCACCACAGAGCGGAGCGGCCTGTTCGGACTCAGCCCAAACCCAAGGCCCTTTCACAGCCCCAGCAGGGACCTCACTTCCATCAGCCTCCACTAGAGGCTCCACTCAAGCCCCAGGGCAAAGGGAAATCAGACATTTCTAGCTCTGGCAATGGAGTGGTGGCTGCTGCCGGGCACCAGTTCATCTGTGAGCGCTGTGGGAAGTGCAAGTGCAGTGACTGTACGGCTCCCAGGAGCCTGCCTTCATGTCTTGCGTGCAATGGCCAGTGCCTCTGCTCGGCTGAGAGCGCGCTGGAGCACGGCACTTGCATGTGTCTAGTTAAGGGCATCTTCTACCACTGCTCCAATGACGATGAGGGGGACTCATGTGCTGACCACCCCTGCTCGCTGTCACGTTCCCACTGCTGCTCTCGTTTCCTTTGCATGGGATTAATGTCGGTACTCTTCCCCTGTCTGCTATGCTACCCACCTGTCAAGGGGTGTCTGAAGGCGTGCCAGGGCTGCTACGACCAGGTTAACAGGCCCGGCTGTCGCTGCAAGAACTCCAACACTGTCTATTGCAAACTGGAGAGCTGGGCCCCACAGACCCAGGAAAAACCTTCCTGA